One Palaemon carinicauda isolate YSFRI2023 chromosome 4, ASM3689809v2, whole genome shotgun sequence DNA segment encodes these proteins:
- the LOC137639618 gene encoding uncharacterized protein, translated as MLDFEKAAMNSVKRHFPHSQISGCLFHFGQCMWRIIQAQGLASWYTESPKNAMLIKSLQVLAFVPLQDVSDTFEQFVSSLEKETDNIMGDFLTYFEATWIGNARRGRRRLPVFPQELWNVHERVLQNLPRTNNSIEGCHRAFDLQVAITYPTQCRFADRLRKEQASNKLIIDQANAGIALPPMKKKYENINQQQKDLVEKYDITPVLRFLRSIAHNL; from the coding sequence ATGCTAGACTTTGAAAAAGCAGCAATGAATTCTGTCAAGAGACACTTTCCACATAGTCAAATCAGTGGTTGTCTGTTCCACTTTGGGCAATGTATGTGGCGAATAATTCAAGCCCAAGGACTTGCCAGTTGGTATACTGAAAGTCCCAAAAATGCAATGCTGATTAAATCACTCCAAGTGCTTGCATTTGTTCCTTTACAAGATGTTAGCGACACGTTTGAACAATTTGTGTCATCACTGGAAAAGGAAACGGACAACATCATGGGAGACTTTCTAACCTATTTTGAGGCAACGTGGATTGGAAATGCGCGGCGAGGACGAAGAAGACTGCCCGTTTTTCCTCAAGAACTTTGGAATGTTCACGAAAGAGTCTTACAAAATTTACCTCGCACCAACAACTCGATAGAAGGCTGCCACAGAGCCTTCGACTTACAGGTAGCCATTACATACCCAACTCAGTGTCGATTTGCAGACCGATTGCGTAAAGAGCAAGCTAGCAATAAACTCATTATTGATCAAGCGAATGCTGGAATTGCTTTACCACCGATGAAGAAAAAGTACGAGAATATCAATCAACAACAGAAAGACTTGGTAGAAAAGTATGACATCACCCCAGTTCTTAGGTTTCTTCGTAGCATTGCTcacaatttataa